The Silene latifolia isolate original U9 population chromosome Y, ASM4854445v1, whole genome shotgun sequence sequence gagggtaccagagtagcttccaaggtaaaagaaaagagagtttagaagaagaaataagcatcaagaagtaaaaGAACGAGGCAAGGCACACAAGAACGAGGAATATCTTTGAGGAAGtaaaagcattcttcaaaggttgaacaaatcttcaatttctggcaataggcaccaagtcttgatcacCACGTTGGTAAGCtaacggtcattgatccaagggcacaacaatcattaattaacaatcaacaaacatgttagaacctacaacgaagcatacacaaagagactaccaacttaggtccttaattctatccatctctcatttattatttaaggtcaagttcCAATTTAAATttaaacttttcgagcgatattagagagtccaacttttctATAAATCCTATTAAGTGTAGATCTAACTTTTTGCTCTTAATAATTTATGAAAAAATTATCCTAATTAAAGTAGatttaataatttatgagaaagtaatcctaatagaagtaaatctaataatttataagaaaaataatactatagaagtggatctaataatttatcgattattctttactaaaataataatagaaaaataactttataaagaatatttattttagaaatatttataacgcaaaaaaaaatcatataataaacgtataaaAATGTGCAAATTAAATATTTTATAAACATACAATTAATCTTTGTGAGAAAAAAAAGAGATCCTAATTTCTTACAAATATTAAATATTGTCAAAATTTTAAGTTGTTCGATTTTAACTACTTAGTGAAACTCGTGTAGTAAGAAAgataaatttaattaaaaaaaattttgaatatttaaaatatttacaaaagttTCGAGTTGTTCATTATAACCAAACTCGTAATTGTCTTACAAAAACCTTCGGAAAAAaactaatttttatttttaaaaaaatatttcagGAAAAAGTAACATGTCATAATAGGAAAAAGAAGTAAAGATTAACATTTACATAGCATTTGGCAGAGAAAAATGTTTACAGTGACAATATTAGAAATAAACAACTTCTTCAACAATGGCATGAAATAGTTTTAACTCTGACTTTCTATAACCTATCAAATGTGTATGATTAGATTACcattaatattcacataagattaaaAAAATTTGAGCTACcattttaaaaatattaaatgaGTCTCGTATTGATTTTGACAAATGAGccaaaaaattaaatacaaatgaacAAAGTCAATAATTACGATTTTATGCAGGACTAATAATCCAAGAACCAGCTAACTATGAATAAATCAGTGTACGATAAATATATAGAAAAATTGTGAGAATTATATATAATCTATTATTATATCGCCGAATTTTTTCTACAAACTGGTTTCAAAttcatatcaaatccataatagacGTTAAACATGTATTGAACTGTCAAATATACAAAAATTATGCGGTTACATCCATTTTTACTTTCTAAATTCCAATTCATCTATGtgtttttattcacttaattATTTCCAGCGGTTTGCGTATGACTGGTTTTTAGACTTATTACTTTGTCATGTACGATTGTATATTTTGCAGCCCGAATAATCCGGAACGGTTTAATGATGACCTAATTTGTTTGTTGCAAAGAATGATTGATGAGGAAAATATATTAGCTATGCGATTCAGAATGGCGAGAGATAGATTATCAGATGATATAGAAAGAGATGTCTCTATTCGGCTTATTTCAAGACGAGAAACTGATGGTAGAACATATAACCGTCCTACAGCTTCTGAGGTTGCCGTTCTTATTGAAGGAGACATTGGAAACGCCGTGGAAAAGAGGGATATTATTATTGAGAAGGAAAGTGGTGAACTTCAGCGTATATCCGAGTTGCACCCTTTATATTTAGCACTCCAATATCCTCTGTTGTTTCTGCATGGCGAAGACGGTTGGAGGCCGGGCATCCTACATAGCGAAGCTTCTCTCAACGAAAGTAAGAAAAAAAACCACGAAATCAAGTAACAATGAGAGAGTGGCTTGCATTTCATCTCCAGGATAGATCTTCGTTCCTTCAATCTCCTATTCTTTTGTTAGCTGCTAAATTACTTCAACAATTTATTGTCGATGGTTATATGATGGTTGAGTCGCAGAGGTTGTCATTTTTTTGTCATAATCAGGGGTTGCTTCGTGTGGAAACGTATAAAAATCTTGCGAATGCGGTCAACCGTGGAGAAACCGAACCATCCTCTGCCGGGAGCCGTATTTTCATGTCTTTATCGGTTTTGCAATCAGATGGGTACACTATAGGTAATTTCCAAGATACTGTGACCATTTGCAAGTGGTATGGGTATCCAGATTTGTTCATTACATTTACATGTAATCCAAAATGGCCAGAAATAATGAGATTTGTCTCTAAAAGAGGTTTGAGGCCGAAGGATCGACCTGATATTCTTAGTCGTGTTTTCAAGATGAAACTGGCGAAATTAATGAAAGACTTGAAAGACCGTCACATATTCCGACGTGTCATTGGAGGTGAGGTTACACATAAATCTTTCGAGCACTACCATTCATGTTTCTTCCTAATGTCGTATGAATAAAAAACCTAAAATTGTTTTTGCTAATATTTCAGGCACGTACACTATTGAATTTCAAAAACATGGATTGCCACATGCTCATATTCTAATATTTCTTCATCGTGATGACAAATTCCCGGAGGCCGCAAATGTAGATAAAATTATTAGTGCCGAGATACCTGATCCTGATGAAAACCCTATGTTATATGCTCTTGTGAAGGAGAATATGATACACGGTCCATGTGGCAAAGACTTCCCTACTTAACCGTGTATGGTTGCATCTAAGTGCTCCATAAACTTTCCGAAGAGGTGCATCGAAAGCACAACGGTTGACGACGACGGGTATCCTGTATATAAGAGGAGGGAGAAGGGATTTACCGTGGTGAAGAGTGGACGGAAAGTCGGCAATGAGTGGGTAGTTCCATATAATGCGCAATTATTGTTAAAATATCGTGCCCACATAAATGTCGAATGGTGTAATCAAGCTCGATCAATCAAGTATTTGTTCAAGTACATAAATAAGGGACCTGATCGAGCCACAATGCAATCTTCTTATCGTCGTCGAAACGAGGATAATCCCGACCAAATATATGAGATACAGAGGTTCCATGATTGTCGTTATATCTTAGCATGCGAAGCTGTGTGGAGAATCTTTGGCTTTGAAATCCATTATAGGACTCCTCCTGTTGAAAGATTGCGCTTTCACCTTCCTGATGAGCAAAGCGTTGTTTTTAACGACGAAGACCCTATTGATTCAGTCATCGATAATCCCACAATCGGTATGACAAAGTTCTTGGCTTGGATGGATTGTAATAAATCTAGCGAGGAGGCACAACAACTATTATATAGCCAGTTCCCGACAAAATTCATGTGGAAACAAGAAGAACGTGCTTGGCATCCTAGAAAAAGTGGTTTTGCTCTTGGAAGAATGCATAATGTTTCCCCTAATTGTGGTGAACTATATTATATGAGAACTCTATTAAATTTCGTCAAGGGTCCTAAATCTTATGAGGATTTAAGGTGGTTTGATGATGTTTTGCATCCTACATTCAGAGGTGCATGTTATGCGCGTGGGCTGCTTGGAGATGATAAGGAGTACATTGACGCTATAGAGGAAGCAAGCCGTTGGGGTTCCGGGTCTTATTTAAGAAACCTCTTTGTCACTTTATTGTTGTCTGCTACTATAGCGATGCCAAGTAAAGTGTGGAAGAAAACTTGGAAGCATCTTTCAGATGACATCCTATATCAACAACGTAATGCGCTTCAAAACCAAGGTTAGTTGTTAAATGAACATTTTGTGATTACTGTAAATTCATATAATATTATACTAACTCCCCTTTTATTTAAGCACTACCGTGTAATAATTGCTTAATATACTTTTAAAATGGTGTGCGGCTATTAAATTCATAGCGTTGCGATTAACGGAGGATGAACTTAAGAATTATGCATTGCTAGATATTGAAGCATGTCTTCAACGCAACGGCAGTAGCTTACGTAGGTTTGAAGACATGCCTTTTCCCGAATCATCCACACCTCATCCCGTGAACACGTTAGTATCCGACGAGCTATCTTAAGACAGAGTTTCTTTAGGGGAAGAACATGTGCACCTTTTATCTTCCATGACTAACGAGCAAATGGCTGTCTACAATGAGATAATGGACGCAGTCCGTAATAATCGCGGAGGTGTTTTTTTTGTATATGGATATGGAGGGACGGGTAAAACTTTTATTTGACAAACCTTATGTGTGGCATTGAGAAGTAGAGGACAGATTGTGCTTCCTGTAGCATCCAGCGGCATTGCAGCTACCTTACTTCCCGGTGGAATAACTGCTCATTCGAGACTTAGTATCCCACTCAATGTAGTTGAAAATTCTACGTGTTCAAGGATTAAACCAGGAAGTGATTTAGCCGAACTCTTAATTAGGACAAAGCTTATTATATGGGATGAAGCACCAATGACGCACATATATATGCTTTCGAGGCTGTTGACAGAAGTTTAAGAGATGTCATGCGTTTTTCGAACGACGGAGATATCAATCAACCATTTGGTGGTAAGGTTGTCGTATTTGGAGGTGATTTTCGACAAATACTTCCCGTTATCCCTAAAGGCAGTAGATCGGAAATCGTGAATGCGTCACTATGTGCTTCAAATTTGAGGTCTGCTTGCAAGGTACgaaaaaaaaatgcacgttttgAATTAACTATTCTATATGTAACGGTTAAAAATTTATTTACTCTATATAACCTCATAAATTACATATTTTTTTATTCATACAAAGTGCTGAAATTGACAAAAAACATGCACCTTCGAGACGGAGATTCGTGTTCCGAACTTGCTCAGATAAAAGAGTTTTCAGAATGGATACTAAAAGTTGGAGACGGGGAAGCTGGAGATCCGAATGATGGGGAAGTTGAATTAGAGTTGCCGAATGACATTTTGATTCAGCACACTGGAGATCCTATCGCTTCCATTGTAGATGCCATTTACCCATCCCTCGAGAATCAACTATCGAATCCCGAGTATCTTCAGAAGAGGGCCATCCTTGCACCTACCCATGAGATCGTTGATTTGGTTAATGACTACGTATTATCTCGAATAGATGCAACAGAGAAAATTTACTTCAGCTCAGACGAGGTGAGTAAAGATGAGAGTAATATTGGGGTCTGTGATTTGTACACCACATAATTTCTTAACTCTATTAAGTGCTCAGGGCTTCAAAATCACGAATTAAAGCTGAAGGTTGGTGCTATAGTTATGCTTCTTCGAAACATTGACCAATCTCGCGGATTGTGAAATGGCACTCGACTGATAGTGACAGATTTGGGATCACGTGTGATTAGAGCAACAGTTTTATCGGGTAGTCATAAGGGCGATAAAGTGCATATTGCCTGTATTACACTTACCCCATCTGATTCCAGTTCTATGTCGCTATTTCAAGAGTGACAAGCAAAAAGGGATTGAAGGTTCTGATTTGCGATAATGATAAACGCGTGTCCAATAGAACAAACAACGTAGTGTATAAAGAAGTTTTTGAGAAGCTATAGTTCAATTCACTTATGATTGTACCCCGTAACAGTTTTTTGTTGTACTTATTTCTTTGCAATTTGTCTACTTTTGTTAACTCTTATAATTTTGAGATTTTTTTTCTGTAATTCTAGAATTCCAAAATTAATACTACCATGAAAGAGGATCTCCTATTAACAAACCTACTTCTCAACCCTAAACGACaaccccgtgcaatttgcacgggcatAAAACTAGTAGTTTTTATAGTAGCTtttcatagtttttttttttggaaaatttccaTTTTCGTCCCTGAGGTTTGGGTTATTTCCACTTTAGTGCCCTGAGTTTTGCATAATTGCACTTTGGTGTCTTGATGTTTCGACTACTTCCCACTTTGGTAACCTGAGTTTTcaataaaatttcattttgttGAACTTTAAAACATTTAATAATCAATGATTATCTTAATTACATTTTAAGTAAAATAAAGTGCAAAATTGGATATTAAACTGCATAAAAAATagtataatcaacataatattacaaaaaaaaaatggctttatgttcaaaatatttttttagtactccctccattcatcttttatatttccatttcaataaaatattccccacatatattagagaagtgGTAAGATAAAAGACGAATGAATGGAGCATAAAATACAAAAAATGTTATGTATAGCCGTATAGGCCACTAAAGTGGGAAGTAGTCAAACCTCAAGGCACCAAAGTGGAATTATGCAAACGTCAGGGCACTAAAGTGAAATTAGGCCAAACCTCAGGGCAGCAAAGTGGAAATAGTCcttttttttgttaatggttaACTATGAGATATTCCATATGAGTTTTGTTGAATATAAAGTACTCCTTAGtgtaataaattaggtcaaactcatatatattggttaagaagtgaaacgattgtgcatatatatttagtaatttgaagctattttcttaaaattgaaattcttttctaaaaatttgttcattttgttattataaataaagagtaGAATAAAAATGTTAGATAATGAGACTTGATTTTGTTAATAGATAAcatttcaaataaacaaaaatgagttataattttaatagaattaatctaaaactaatccAGTTTAAGAGTAGTATCCTAATAtcctactccctccaatccacacaacaacaacaacaacaacaacaacaacaacatcagagccttaatcccaaaatgatttggggtcggctgacatgaatcatcctttcgaaccgtccatgggtaaacgcacacctcaaaatgcgaataaaaagggaagatgaaa is a genomic window containing:
- the LOC141629885 gene encoding uncharacterized protein LOC141629885, which translates into the protein MVASKCSINFPKRCIESTTVDDDGYPVYKRREKGFTVVKSGRKVGNEWVVPYNAQLLLKYRAHINVEWCNQARSIKYLFKYINKGPDRATMQSSYRRRNEDNPDQIYEIQRFHDCRYILACEAVWRIFGFEIHYRTPPVERLRFHLPDEQSVVFNDEDPIDSVIDNPTIGMTKFLAWMDCNKSSEEAQQLLYSQFPTKFMWKQEERAWHPRKSGFALGRMHNVSPNCGELYYMRTLLNFVKGPKSYEDLRWFDDVLHPTFRGACYARGLLGDDKEYIDAIEEASRWGSGSYLRNLFVTLLLSATIAMPSKVWKKTWKHLSDDILYQQRNALQNQALRLTEDELKNYALLDIEACLQRNGSSLRRFEDMPFPESSTPHPVNTRGQIVLPVASSGIAATLLPGGITAHSRLSIPLNVVENSTCSRIKPGSDLAELLIRTKLIIWDEAPMTHIYMLSRLLTEV
- the LOC141629886 gene encoding uncharacterized protein LOC141629886; this translates as MHLRDGDSCSELAQIKEFSEWILKVGDGEAGDPNDGEVELELPNDILIQHTGDPIASIVDAIYPSLENQLSNPEYLQKRAILAPTHEIVDLVNDYVLSRIDATEKIYFSSDEFYVAISRVTSKKGLKVLICDNDKRVSNRTNNVVYKEVFEKL